AGGGCCAGGGCGGTGCGGACCGTCATAGGCCGGCCGTCGGGCTCCAGCACCCGGCTGTAGCGGGAGAACACCGCCATGCCGGGGCCGATGGCGGCCTGGGCGAAGTCCACCGGAGCGATGTTACCCTGCTGCAAACGCTTGATGGCTTCGGGAAGTTCGCGCTTGAGCTCGACCATGAAGCCACGGCGGTCAATCTGGGGTGCGTCCTCGGGCCGGGGACGGCAAGCCAAAACGATGTACGAAGCCAGGGCGTTGGTGCCCATGGAGACCATCCGCCACTTCTGCGAGGCGCGCACCGGCCAGGTAGCGGTGATCTGAAAACCCGTGCCGATCAGGGCCTCCAGCATCGTCTCCCACCCGGTGGTACGGTCCACCCGGTTACCGTTCACCTGTCCGGCCTCGTCGTCCGTGCCGCTCTCCTCGTCGTCCTGTTTGAAGGCGTAGTAGACGGTGAGGGGAAAGCGGCAGTCCATCTTCTTGCGCAGTTGCCCGAAGGCCCGGCGGAAGCCCTCCTCGAAGTGTTCCTTGGCCGCATACTTGTCTCCACCGAACCGCTCGGGTGCCGCCACCAGCTCAGGCTCCTTGGGCACCAGGATGGTGTAGAACAACTCCGGATAAAGGTCACCAATGGTACGCCGCAGCCACACGTAGAAGAAGTCCGAGAGGGCCGCGTAGCCGATGTTGTCGTAGTAGGGCGGATCGGTGCTGACCAGAACGTTCTTCAGTCTATCCCACGGCCGCGAGGCATCGATGGAACGGGCTTGGCCTTGCAGCAGTCTTGCCATGGTTTCGATGCACTGGGCAACGTACTCGCTACAGGTCGACCAGGCACCAACCGACTCCCCTAGCAGATTAGCCTCTGTAAAGTCCCACACCATCGGAATCGCTTGTCGACCGAACAGATTCATTACCTTCTGGTTACTTGGGCTCCACCTGCACAGGGAATTATTAAAATCCGCGCACCGATCCACTGCCAGTGCAAGGAAGGTCGTGACGGCGCGGCTGTAGTCCTCGGCTTCGGCGTCCCACAACCCGGCCGCAGCCGCATCCCGCCGCACGTCCGCCCGCACTTCCCGCACCAGGTCCGACAGCATCAGCAGCGCAGTTAGCTGGCGCGGGGTGTAGTAGTCGCTGAACTGTTTAAATCCGTAGGGGAGTCCGACGGCGTTCCCTGCAAAGGTGCCGGCCGCAGGCTCAGTCAACACACCTGCCGGCTTGGTGACTGCGGCCGTTGCCTCATGCAAAGGGTCGGCTGGCACGTACACCCGGCCACGACCCCCGGCGGCAACGATGGCGACGAGGCGGAACGCCAGGTTGCCCTTGTCTGCCTCTGCATTTACGTAGTTGTTTGTGATTGTGTCCCCGGTCAGCAAGCAACGGAAAGTTGCCCGGCCGGTCTTCGTGCCAGCTTTCACCGCCGCCCGGTCCTTGGGTGCCCCGGTGCGCACGACGAAGCGCCACGTGCCGGCCACCCGGTCCACCACCGGCTCCAGGTACGCCTCGCTGCCCTTCTTGCTCGACAACCAGAACGTGCTCATGAGGGGCACGTGGGCACCCCGGGCCGCCGGGTTGGGACTCGGGACGGTCCGCGCCCAGATCCAGGCGATCACCGGCAGTTCCTTGCCCACGTACGGCTGGAGATCCGGCCGGTCCTCGGCCATCTCCGCCGTGACCTTGACCGGGGGGTAGAGGTGGCCGATCTTCTCGCGGGCGCGCTTGAGGATCACCCGCCCGTAGTACCGCACGTCCGCCGCCAGCCCGGCCGTACCACGCCACCGGGCGTTTCCACCGGTCCTGCCGCGGTCCTCCGGGTTGACGGGCGGGTGGTCCGTCCACCGGGGCGCGATTTCCAGGTTGCACTTGTTGAGGAGAACGGCCACCGGGTTGATGTCCCCCGCGTAGGTTTCGAACCCCAGTCGCGCCGCCTCCAGCGGGATGGAGCCCCCGCCCGCGAAGGGGTCGAGCACCGGGGGCAGTTTCCCGTCGCAGTGCTTGAGCATCTCTGCCCGGGCCTCGGCGTAGACCTCGGGGTGCTTGTGGAGCTGCTTCTGCATCATCTTGCGGATGATCCCGAAGAGGCGCTCCCGCTCCCGCGCCTGGTCCTCCTCGGTGGGGAACCGGTCGGGGTGGCTCGACGGGTCGTCGACCACCGAGGCGAACAGCACCGCGCGGGCGACCGGCAGCGGCAGGCGCGCCCACCAGTGGTGGATCCCCTTGGGGTGCGGCCCGATCCCCGGCATCTTGTCATAGGCCGAAGCGTCGTTGATCTCGGGCAAAGGCAGGGCGACTTCGATGAGTTTCTTCCGGGTCACGATGGGTGCACCTCACGAATTTTGATGACGCGTCCCTATACGGCGATGACTCGGTGACAGGGTGCTGAGTGGGGCCCTGTGGCTCGAGGCGGAGATCCTACCGGGGCTCCTCCCCCCGCCCCCACAATTCATCAAAGTCGTAGTTGACACTGGCCGCCCCGAAGTCCGGCTCGCGCCTGAACGGCCGCCGCACGTACCGGACCCCCCGCACCCGGCCCCCCTCCACCTGCACCAGGGCCAGGATGTAGTCGTCGGGCTTGTTCAGGGCCGTGAGGATCTCGTTCTTCGTCACCGTCACCGTCCGGGCGCCGGCGACGCGACCCTTGACCTCGATGAACCGCAGCCGGCCCGGCTGGGTGGGGATCCGCGATTCGATGTCGTAGCCGCAGCGCTCCCGGCTCACGTCCCGGGGCTCGTAGCCCAGGGCCCGCTCGGCCTCCATGACCGCTTCCATGGCCAGGCGCTCGACCTCTTCCGTCTCCCGGGCGAACAGGCCGGGTTCGCCCGCAGCCACCTCCCCCCGCAGCCGCCGCAACAGGCCCACGGGAACGATCAGGGCATAGCCCAGCACCTCCGGGGGCAGGGCCGCCAGGTTCTTCTCCTGCTCCAGCTCCCGCATGCGCTTCTCCAGCCGGGCCTGCAGCTCGTCGGCCCGCTGGCGCGCCCGGGCGGAGTTGATGCGGGCGTTGACCTTGCCCGCCTGCTCCTGCAGGCGCAGTTCCTCGGCCCGGTGGTCCCAGTAGGCGATCTCCTTGGTCAGGCGGTCCTTGACGGCCGCCACGGTCTTCTCCACCAGGGCCACCTTGTGCCGCCGCACCTCCTCCAAATGCTCGGGCACCAGGTGCGCGATGGCATAGGAGACGGCCTGCGCTTCCAGATCGTGGGCCTGGGTTCCCTCCAACCGGGCCTCCAGCTCCAGGGCCAGGAGGGCTTTCTCCTCCTCCGCCACAGGCCGGTAGTCCAGGTACGGCGCGTAGCCCGCATTGCGGGCGCGGCCCTCGGCATCGATCTCGACGAACTGCAAGCGCCGCGAGACCACCCGCACGCGGCCCTCGCCGTCCACCCGGCCGTCGCGGATGGCGTGCTCGAGGTAGAAGAGCCAGCGGGGCGTCTCGCCGGGGTCCCGCTCGTCCACCAGCACCGCCCCCTGCTTGAGCAGAGGCCGATACCGCTCGAGGATCACGTCGAGGGTCGCGTCCAGCAAGGGGTGGCCGGGGCAGACGAAGGCGGCCGGCGGCCGGCCGGGGACCCGGATGAGCTCCTTCTCGAAGCAGATGCGCTCATACCGCGGAAGAACCGGCGCCCCTCTGCCGATCACGCGGTCGCGCTGCCGGATCACGGAGGGGACATGGGTGATCTCGTAGCGCCGGGGCTCCCTCTGGCGGGCTGCGCCGCCGAGCCGGCGAAAGGCCTCGAGGAAGAAGGCCTCGATGAAGTGGGGCTGCAGCCTGCGGGCCTCGGCCCGCTCCATCTCCTCCCGGATCTGCTGGATGGCGCGGGCATCCAGGGTGTCGCGGGCCAGCGCCCCCTCCTCCAGCAGCCGGCGCAGCCGTTCCCGATCCAGCCGCTCGGTCACGACCCGGTTCAAGCGTTCCCGCACCTCGGGCCGGTCCCCGTACCGGATGGCCTCGATCATGAGCTTGCGCAGCTCGGCACCGTGGATCGCCTTGCCCAGGACGT
The sequence above is drawn from the Thermaerobacter sp. FW80 genome and encodes:
- a CDS encoding DUF1156 domain-containing protein encodes the protein MTRKKLIEVALPLPEINDASAYDKMPGIGPHPKGIHHWWARLPLPVARAVLFASVVDDPSSHPDRFPTEEDQARERERLFGIIRKMMQKQLHKHPEVYAEARAEMLKHCDGKLPPVLDPFAGGGSIPLEAARLGFETYAGDINPVAVLLNKCNLEIAPRWTDHPPVNPEDRGRTGGNARWRGTAGLAADVRYYGRVILKRAREKIGHLYPPVKVTAEMAEDRPDLQPYVGKELPVIAWIWARTVPSPNPAARGAHVPLMSTFWLSSKKGSEAYLEPVVDRVAGTWRFVVRTGAPKDRAAVKAGTKTGRATFRCLLTGDTITNNYVNAEADKGNLAFRLVAIVAAGGRGRVYVPADPLHEATAAVTKPAGVLTEPAAGTFAGNAVGLPYGFKQFSDYYTPRQLTALLMLSDLVREVRADVRRDAAAAGLWDAEAEDYSRAVTTFLALAVDRCADFNNSLCRWSPSNQKVMNLFGRQAIPMVWDFTEANLLGESVGAWSTCSEYVAQCIETMARLLQGQARSIDASRPWDRLKNVLVSTDPPYYDNIGYAALSDFFYVWLRRTIGDLYPELFYTILVPKEPELVAAPERFGGDKYAAKEHFEEGFRRAFGQLRKKMDCRFPLTVYYAFKQDDEESGTDDEAGQVNGNRVDRTTGWETMLEALIGTGFQITATWPVRASQKWRMVSMGTNALASYIVLACRPRPEDAPQIDRRGFMVELKRELPEAIKRLQQGNIAPVDFAQAAIGPGMAVFSRYSRVLEPDGRPMTVRTALALINQVLTEVLAEQEDEFDNETRWAIAWYEQHGFDEGEFGEAELLSKAKVTTLSGLEQAGIVRAQRGRVRLLRPEELDHGWDPERDKAPTVWGTTHQLLRVYYHENAGEEATARLVAKLGGRAEMARDLAYRLFRISERKGRTQEALAYNALVLAWSELVRLAQDRRQGEQMTVL